The Rhododendron vialii isolate Sample 1 chromosome 5a, ASM3025357v1 genome contains a region encoding:
- the LOC131326473 gene encoding jasmonate-induced oxygenase 2-like produces the protein MVDVVDSAYPKHAIFTEAENIPLIDLSAESNLLAEIRDACKEWGFFQLVNHGASLELLRNIKSAAREFFAQSKEEKGKVKRDEVNPLGYYDSEHTKNVRDWKEVFDLAVESPIVMPVSHDPNDKELMEMHNRWPEYPPNFREACQEYALEVKNLAFKLLQLISMSLGLPENHLDGFFKDHASLVRINHYPPCPTPDVALGVGPHKDSVGLTILAQDDVGGLEVKRKADGAWIRVEPIPDAYIVNLGAIMQAWTNDRYESVEHRAIVNSERERFSIGFFFNPAHHVNVEPLRKLIDHQKNPAKYKPFNWGKFVATRRRSNFKKLDVENLQVSDFKINAAGLA, from the exons ATGGTGGATGTAGTGGATTCAGCTTATCCCAAGCATGCCATATTCACCGAGGCCGAAAACATACCGTTGATCGATCTCTCGGCCGAATCGAACCTTTTAGCTGAGATAAGGGATGCATGCAAGGAATGGGGATTCTTCCAACTTGTCAACCATGGAGCCTCTCTAGAATTGCTCCGCAATATCAAGTCGGCGGCGAGAGAGTTCTTTGCACAGTCCAAGGAGGAAAAAGGAAAG GTGAAGAGGGATGAAGTAAACCCATTGGGTTACTACGACTCTGAACATACAAAGAACGTTAGGGACTGGAAAGAGGTGTTTGATCTTGCCGTTGAGAGTCCAATAGTGATGCCGGTTTCCCATGATCCCAACGACAAGGAGCTCATGGAGATGCATAATCGGTGGCCGGAATACCCTCCTAATTTCCG GGAGGCATGCCAAGAATACGCTCTTGAAGTGAAAAACCTAGCTTTCAAGCTATTGCAACTCATTTCCATGAGCTTAGGATTGCCAGAAAACCATTTGGATGGCTTCTTCAAAGATCACGCAAGCCTTGTCAGGATCAATCACTATCCGCCCTGCCCAACCCCTGACGTCGCTCTTGGCGTCGGTCCGCACAAGGATTCCGTTGGTTTAACCATTTTGGCTCAAGACGACGTGGGAGGATTGGAAGTGAAGCGGAAAGCAGATGGGGCGTGGATTCGAGTTGAACCCATCCCTGATGCCTATATTGTTAATCTTGGTGCCATTATGCAG GCTTGGACCAATGACAGGTATGAGAGTGTGGAGCACAGGGCCATAGTGAACTCTGAGAGGGAGAGGTTTTCAATTGGATTCTTCTTCAACCCAGCACACCATGTCAATGTAGAGCCCCTGAGAAAGCTGATAGATCACCAGAAGAACCCAGCAAAGTACAAGCCGTTCAACTGGGGAAAGTTTGTTGCCACTAGAAGGCGCAGTAATTTCAAGAAGTTAGATGTCGAAAACCTCCAAGTTTCTGATTTCAAGATTAATGCGGCAGGGTTGGCCTAA